Proteins from a genomic interval of Nocardioidaceae bacterium:
- a CDS encoding DUF445 domain-containing protein, producing MRLVATGLLALAAVVFVLTRDTDGWLGFVNAAAEAGMVGAIADWFAVTALFRHPLGVPVPHTALVPRRKAELGRSLQDFVADNFLVEDVVRERVLASEPTLRACEWLSVEANAERAADEAAHLAGRALDRLRPEDVRSVVEDVILPRLREEPAAEVLGALLAQVVADRSHVGVVDLVVAEALRWLELHEETFIDVVSERAPWWAPTSLNDKVVQRLHLEVVRWLQDIARDPHHHARYALDSLLAQVAEDLQRDPDTQASAERLKLRLLEQPQLVDSGMAVWGVLERSFRDALEDREGPVRSRLTAALVTWARTTAGDAGARARFDRRAADAVVYAVQRYGTELTSVITTTVERWDGREAADRIELHVGRDLQFIRINGTVVGGLVGIVIHAVGILLP from the coding sequence ATGCGTCTGGTCGCCACCGGTCTGCTGGCCCTCGCGGCGGTCGTCTTCGTCCTGACCCGTGACACCGACGGCTGGCTGGGCTTCGTCAACGCCGCCGCCGAGGCGGGCATGGTCGGTGCGATCGCGGACTGGTTCGCGGTCACCGCGCTGTTCCGTCACCCGCTGGGGGTGCCCGTGCCCCACACCGCGCTGGTGCCTCGTCGCAAGGCCGAGCTCGGGCGCAGCCTCCAGGACTTCGTCGCCGACAACTTCCTGGTCGAGGACGTCGTACGCGAGCGGGTGCTGGCATCCGAGCCGACGCTGCGGGCGTGCGAGTGGCTCTCGGTCGAGGCCAACGCCGAGCGTGCCGCGGACGAGGCCGCCCACCTCGCCGGTCGGGCACTGGACCGGCTGCGTCCCGAGGACGTCCGCAGCGTCGTGGAGGACGTGATCCTGCCGCGGCTGCGGGAGGAGCCGGCGGCGGAGGTGCTGGGCGCCCTGCTCGCCCAGGTCGTGGCCGACCGGTCGCACGTCGGCGTCGTCGACCTGGTCGTGGCCGAGGCGCTGCGCTGGCTGGAGCTCCACGAGGAGACCTTCATCGACGTCGTCTCCGAGCGCGCGCCCTGGTGGGCCCCGACCAGCCTCAACGACAAGGTCGTGCAACGGCTCCACCTGGAGGTGGTGCGGTGGCTGCAGGACATCGCACGCGACCCGCACCACCACGCCCGGTACGCCCTGGACTCGCTGCTCGCGCAGGTCGCCGAGGACCTCCAGCGCGACCCCGACACCCAGGCCAGCGCCGAGCGTCTGAAGCTGCGACTGCTCGAACAGCCGCAGCTCGTCGACTCGGGCATGGCGGTGTGGGGAGTCCTCGAGCGCTCCTTCCGCGACGCGCTGGAGGACCGTGAGGGTCCGGTCCGCAGCAGGCTCACGGCCGCCCTGGTCACCTGGGCGCGCACGACGGCCGGTGACGCAGGGGCCCGCGCCCGCTTCGACCGTCGGGCCGCGGACGCGGTCGTGTACGCGGTGCAGCGCTACGGCACCGAGCTGACCTCGGTCATCACCACCACCGTCGAGCGCTGGGACGGCCGGGAGGCGGCCGACCGGATCGAGCTGCACGTGGGCCGCGACCTGCAGTTCATCCGCATCAACGGCACCGTCGTCGGCGGTCTGGTCGGCATCGTGATCCACGCCGTGGGCATCCTGCTCCCGTGA
- a CDS encoding RNA-binding S4 domain-containing protein produces the protein MRDEMIRLGQLLKLAGMVEDGAEARTVISEGLVTVDGEVDTRRGAQVRPGSVVTLGEEAVQVVDGAAEDGSYDDGLPW, from the coding sequence ATCCGGGACGAGATGATCCGGCTGGGCCAGCTGCTCAAGCTCGCCGGCATGGTCGAGGACGGAGCCGAGGCACGCACCGTCATCTCCGAGGGCCTGGTGACCGTCGACGGGGAGGTCGACACCCGCCGGGGCGCACAGGTGCGCCCCGGGAGCGTCGTCACGCTGGGGGAGGAGGCGGTGCAGGTCGTCGACGGGGCCGCGGAGGACGGGTCGTACGACGACGGTCTGCCCTGGTAG
- a CDS encoding FKBP-type peptidyl-prolyl cis-trans isomerase, with protein sequence MSTSEKPEIDFPDGPPPTDLQVTDLVEGDGPEATAGSTVQVHYVGVAHSTGEQFDASWDRGEPLQFRLGIGQVISGWDQGVQGMKVGGRRRLEIPSHLAYGDRGAGGVIAPGEALIFVCDLVAVR encoded by the coding sequence ATGAGCACCTCCGAGAAGCCCGAGATCGACTTCCCCGACGGCCCCCCGCCGACCGACCTGCAGGTCACCGACCTGGTCGAGGGCGACGGGCCCGAGGCCACCGCCGGCTCGACGGTGCAGGTCCACTACGTCGGCGTGGCGCACTCCACCGGTGAGCAGTTCGACGCCTCGTGGGACCGCGGCGAGCCGCTGCAGTTCCGCCTGGGCATCGGCCAGGTCATCAGCGGGTGGGACCAGGGCGTGCAGGGCATGAAGGTCGGCGGTCGTCGTCGCCTGGAGATCCCGTCGCACCTGGCGTACGGCGACCGGGGCGCCGGCGGCGTCATCGCGCCGGGCGAGGCCCTGATCTTCGTCTGCGACCTCGTCGCGGTGCGCTGA
- a CDS encoding CBS domain-containing protein has product MRISQILSGKPEPRIATIAPDATLREVLAGLAEANVGALVVTEDGHRVVGIVSERDVVRRLHLDDVGLDAGVREVMTADVQTTEPGADVDAVMSRMTSGRFRHLPVCEDGRLVGVVSIGDLVKARIDQLEFERDQLGSYVQG; this is encoded by the coding sequence ATGCGCATCAGTCAGATCCTGTCCGGCAAGCCCGAGCCGCGCATCGCCACGATCGCGCCGGACGCGACCCTGCGTGAGGTGCTCGCAGGTCTGGCCGAGGCCAACGTCGGCGCCCTCGTGGTCACCGAGGACGGTCACCGGGTGGTGGGCATCGTCTCCGAGCGCGACGTCGTACGCCGGCTCCATCTCGACGACGTCGGTCTCGACGCCGGGGTGCGCGAGGTGATGACCGCCGACGTGCAGACCACCGAGCCCGGCGCCGACGTCGACGCCGTGATGAGCCGCATGACCAGCGGACGATTCCGGCACCTGCCGGTCTGTGAGGACGGACGGCTGGTCGGTGTCGTGTCGATCGGGGACCTGGTGAAGGCCCGCATCGACCAGCTGGAGTTCGAGCGGGACCAGCTCGGCAGCTACGTGCAGGGCTGA
- the hisN gene encoding histidinol-phosphatase has protein sequence MPSSFTDDLRLAHVLADDADAVSMDRFKALDLSVQTKPDLTPVTDADRDVEAGIRRTLAKARTRDAILGEEEGATGSGDRRWIVDPIDGTKNFVRGVPVWATLIGLEVEGEVVAGLVSAPALQRRWWATTGQGAFTGKSLMKVSSIGVSSVSRLEDASLSYSSLQGWEERGRLEDFVQLTRRCWRTRAYGDFWSYMLLAEGAVDLACEPELDTHDMAALDVIVREAGGRFTSLTGVPGPHGGNALASNGLLHDAALSYVGDVDGSPGPPGERAGRRPGGRPVGGSVHDIASRRRG, from the coding sequence GTGCCCTCCTCCTTCACCGATGACCTGCGGCTCGCCCACGTGCTCGCCGACGACGCCGACGCGGTCTCGATGGACCGGTTCAAGGCCCTCGACCTCTCGGTGCAGACCAAGCCCGACCTCACGCCGGTCACCGACGCCGACCGCGACGTCGAGGCCGGCATCCGCCGCACCCTCGCGAAGGCGCGTACGCGTGACGCGATCCTCGGCGAGGAGGAGGGGGCGACCGGCTCCGGGGACCGGCGTTGGATCGTCGACCCCATCGACGGGACCAAGAACTTCGTGCGCGGCGTGCCCGTGTGGGCCACGTTGATCGGGCTGGAGGTCGAGGGCGAGGTCGTCGCCGGGCTGGTCTCGGCGCCCGCGCTGCAGCGTCGCTGGTGGGCCACCACGGGCCAGGGCGCGTTCACCGGCAAGTCGCTGATGAAGGTGTCCTCGATCGGCGTCTCCTCGGTCTCACGGCTCGAGGACGCGTCGCTGTCGTACTCCTCCCTGCAGGGGTGGGAGGAGCGCGGCCGGCTCGAGGACTTCGTGCAGCTCACCCGTCGCTGCTGGCGCACCCGGGCGTACGGGGACTTCTGGTCCTACATGCTCCTGGCCGAGGGGGCGGTCGACCTCGCGTGCGAACCCGAGCTCGACACCCACGACATGGCGGCGCTCGACGTGATCGTGCGCGAGGCCGGTGGTCGCTTCACCTCGCTGACGGGTGTCCCCGGACCGCACGGTGGCAACGCCCTGGCCAGCAACGGACTGCTGCACGACGCCGCCCTGTCCTACGTCGGCGACGTCGACGGCTCCCCCGGTCCCCCCGGGGAGCGCGCCGGTCGTCGCCCGGGTGGTCGTCCTGTCGGTGGCTCGGTGCACGACATCGCCTCGCGCCGCCGCGGCTGA